The Onychostoma macrolepis isolate SWU-2019 chromosome 18, ASM1243209v1, whole genome shotgun sequence genome includes the window ttgtttctttgtgtTCTTCTCTGGTTTTAGCAAAATTATGTAACATTTTGGGGTGAATATGCAAAACAGTAAACCAAAGCTTGAAGCTAAAATAGCAAATATCTGCACGGCTACAGTAAATTTTCCAGGAGAACTGACATAAGCTGGGATAAATGTGAGCCAGACAGCACAGAATATAAGCAAACTGAATGTGATGAACTTGGCTTCATTGAAGTTATCAGGGAGCTTCCGAGCAAAAAAAGCTAAAACAAAGCATGAGATTGATAGAAGGCCGTTATAACCCAGAACAGTCCAGAAACCAAAAGGGGTACCTAAGTTACATTCTAGAATGATCTTTTCTCTGTAATAACTTGAATTCATATATGGGAAAGGGGGGGATATTGTTAACCAAAGCACACATATAATCAACTGTATTAGTGTTAAGGAAACAACACTGAGTCTCTGTTGAAGAGGCCCAAACCATTTCATGACATTACTTCCTGGAAGTGTAGCCCTGAAAGCCATTAATACCACTATTGTTTTCCCAAGAACACAGGAGATACAAAGGACAAAAGTGATCCCAAATGTTGTGTGACGCAACATACAGGACCATTCAGTGGGCCGGCCAATGAAAGTTAGAGAACAGAGAAAACACAGTGAGAGCGAGAAGAGCAACAGGAAGCTTAGCTCTGAGTTGTTGGCTCTGACAATAGGTGTTTCTTTATGAAGATAAAACAGAAAAGATACCATTGCTGTTAACAACACCCCAATGAAGGAGAAGATACAAAGCACCATCCCCATAATTTCTGTATAGGAAAGGAATTCAACCACTTTTAATACACATCTGTCTTTGCTTTCATTCGACCAGTACTCCAAATCACAAGGAAAGCAGTCACTAGAATCTGTGAAggaatttgaaaaaataaataaataaataaataaaaaaaataaaatattgattgaaaTGTGCATCATGAAATCACTTGACTAATGGGCAGTATTTTACTTCACTTTATCTCACTGTCATGAGAGTTATCCAGCATTCACTAATTTACCTGTGCCATTACTGATTTCTCCCTCTGCACATGGAATACAGTCATAACAGCAGACAGGTCGACCTTTTTGCATAGCCTTCCTAGTGCCGGGGGGGCAGCTCTCACTGCACACGGACGCAGGCAACTATGAGAAAATAATTTGTCATATAAAACCCTAAATGATTATTGGAATTATTAAATTAGTTGCTTTAGACCAacggttctcaattccagtccttgCGCTTCAGAAacgttctattgttctattagaaacgtaagtgccctgcgaagtggacatcaacGGACATTCCGCCATGATCCAGATTTGAAGCAAGCATATATTAAAGGTCATTACAGTGCACGAgatgtgaatttaaattgtgtttatttacgATTGCATGTACTGTATTTCACACTCAAGTAAGTTTCGTCTATGTGTGAAGATGCTGCAGGCAGTGGCGTAGCGCAAATatgtgaatgaatgttccgaagAAGTAAACTTCAATGGATTTCCCCTGCTCAGGGAATAGgaagcaatgaacactgtgtagggatcaTGTAAATCTGAACACAGTTCATCCATGGAGCTCAATTttaacgagctggttatctgaatcaggtgtgttaaccAGAGAGACGGGGAGTGGgggaggactggaattgagaaccgctgaTTTAGACCATTGAATAATTTTTCCAGAATTGAACCACTCTTCTTTTATAATATTTGCAGATATATTCCTGTAAATGATTGTTTTTCATTGGCTatctttttcaaaattgatattCCAAATGCTTTCAGTAGTGTGTTATAAAGTATCAATGTACCTGTCCTCTGTTCCCTGCCCATAACATGTGTTCCTGATTGACTTGAAGATGTTGATGTTGTTCTGAAGGCAGTGAGCTGTCATAGACACCCACATGCTTAAACTGCAGAGAACCATCCTTGGCAGGCTGCCAGTTCACCAGGTCATATCTTGCAACTGGATCACCACTTGCATCAAATACGATTTCTTCACCTGTTTTAACTGTGAATCTCACATCCTTCATATACTCCAACACCTGAGAGGATTGAtccattatttatattttaatttgtttcattatgatttttgtaatgttattttatgttcttGAAATACCTTTTGTGGTGTGGGCCGTTCTCCTTTGCTGCTGTTGGTGGaggatttaatgtcttttattatattatgtagtGTATGTGCAATAGCATACACTGCAGTGTACACTTTATTTGCTATTCGCAGCTCTGACACATCAGTATATTCATTTTGGAGCTCTTCCAATTTCTCTAAGTCAGTACAGCCACCACTACCACTCTTTCTAAAAGAGCACTGAAAAGCTGTTTCCCAGAATTCTTTTAACAGTTCATTGTGTGGTTCTTTATCAGGGTGCACATTCACTAGGAACTCTCGCAGGCCAACAAGTTTGGCATTTGCTACAGCAAAGCCCACTGCTCCAGAAAGGAAACTGTATTCCATAGTTTCTGCAAGAGTTCGAGAAGTAATCCAGGATTCCGTACCAACCCACTGCAGTCCTGTGATGTTGTGTTGCACAATTAAGTTCAAAAGGGGGACAAAATCTCCTAGTGCAATAAAAGCCAGCACCACCCTGGCTGTGCCTTTCTTTATCACTTCCAGTGTCTtcagaaactgttcttgtggATCAGTTCGAAATATGGCCTCTGAGTATTCAATACAAACACCCTCTTGTTTTGCAGCCTCCTCAAATGCTGCAATACCATGATTACCATAGTCACTGCGACTCCTGACTGTCCCAACCCAGGTCCAGCCAAAGTGCTTGACAAGCTGAGCCAGCGCTCTGCTTTGGTAATAATCGCTGGATATTGTTCTGAAGAAAGATGGATACCTTTTTCTGTCACTCAGGCATGCACATGTGGCAAAATGACTGATCTGAAAAAGAAGTATATTAACCACATATGTTAACCAACTTCTcaaatactgtttttacatttcattcttCCACAATGCCTTTACTGTATATTCTTCCAATTTTTAACTGTAATCAGACTGATACAATACCTTTAAAACTGTtggttaaactttattttaaggtcaccttgttaaattgtaattatacatttaagtactgaataatacatgcacttactatatggttagggttaagattagggtttggtttagggttacttgcatgtaattatgcataatttattgttattataatagtaagtatgtgtaacatgtaacaaaaacaccttaaaataaagtgttaccaaaatgtattttattgttacgatgatgatttttatttttctaggtaaattttaaatgaatccaTTAGTTAATCAGAGTTCTTACAACAGGTAAACTGAAAGGTCCAATGACAGATGCTAAGCCAATAGTGGGAGTGGATGTTGATTCTCCAATAATGGCAAGAACAGCTGGCGGTCTAAAGCATGACATATTACTCAATGTCTCATCATAGCCATTCATCAATGCCATGCCCGATTGGATAGTGTGAGCTACAGAGCCACAGGAATCATAGATCTTATAGCCCAAAGAAACACCAGGCAACAGCTCTGTGCTGTTATTTATCTCCTCAATGGCAAAAATCAGTGTCTGAGCAAATTTAAATTCACGCAAATTcaagctgtgaaaataaaacataGTTTGACTGTGTTATATTCTgcaaataataatcacaatgtCAGATTCAactacatatatattttatcataatATCATCATACAGACCTAACACATGTTGTTCGTTCTGGTTTGGAAGTGAAAGAATTAACCTTTAGCAGAGCATTTCTGTGGATTGCAAATATCGCTCCAATGTCGATGTCTTTTTCCGCAGAAAGTTGAGGCAGGGCAGGCTGACCAAGCAGATGGCAAGCTTGCACTAACCCTGTGAGATACATACCATCTACCACCATCAGCAGTGGCAGCAGTGGCAAAGTCCTCTTTCCCATGTCAATATGTATGCAGAGCAGGAGCCTCTGAGGCATTACAGGGAAATTGGTACCTTTTATTGCTCTGGggctgaatcattcactcattATGGAAGAAACAGTAGCGTAGCTACATATTTAGGTATTCAAGCATAGAAGGTGCTAAAACcttattgtttgaattgtagATGGTGATATAATTAGTACATGGATGCACAATGGAAGTCAGTAATGTTGCTATATCTCTTAGGGGAACTTAATGGTAAAACTTAAGAGGAAAACTACACATAATTATAGTATGTCATACTCCTACATAATGCACTGGCAATTAGAGACATTTTCATGGCTAAAGAGCAGGGCTGTACCATTAATATAAAtcataagagagagagagagaaaaaagcagaaaatatGATTTCCCCACGCCCTCAGTGTGCAATTAGAACCAGTCAGAATACTTAAATCGAGTGTGTGAACAGAATAGAGTGGGCTCACTGATATTACAtggaaaaaagcaaagaaatTGGGAAGTTGAATTCAGGGCAGGATAAGGATTCAGTGCAGGGTGCAAAGGACTGTCCGATGGCCCGGAaatatttattcacaaaacaacatgcaaatagtgagaattgcaagatacaaactcgcaattgctagaaaaaagtcagatttgcgagtttatatctcacaactctgtCTATATacctcacaattgcaagtttatatttcacaattctgtttgttttctgagaaaaatatttctcagtatatttctcagaattgcaagtttattgTCATGGGTGCAGTGTATAGTAAGCGCACGAAGAAGTCAAACAGTATTTAACAATCCACAtacccacatagcaatttttctatGGCCCAGCTCTGCctgtctggattccagacaagggccacacatgggccataactggtccaattcagggccagttatgggtaattaacttggctgagacttgggccagttatggcacatgtgtggcccttgtctggaatccagacctggtccacactaggaccgtaagtcattgcggtatgtgggccaagcaaaagctgattgtgtgggccggagctgggccagagaaaaattgctatgtgggatctgaggtcctgtatgaccatagctggccctaTATGCTGGACCAGATGGgttccacatgtcagcctcaacaaaaccataaccaagccACTTGATTCACACCCCTCCCATGAATAGTCACAACAATGACAATAtcctgaacaaatatttaatcatgtttaatcagcaaaccaagttgaatgaatctcacacctaacacacagcattatggtcagttcacactttcacaaaaactataaaaaactattaaaaaaacatgcttatttgttttgcttggtcagtgtgttcaccctgttggagtatggcagtgtgaattggcttttaggtgctttggaaaaaacaaaaaacagtaaaagaaatatatatttgtttaatgttcacgcaattaacacaaaattcttaaaggtagtttctctatttttgcaatattcaagtgttcatgtccctgaataatatctgcatgaacctaagtctgaagagtacacataatatctagtagacagcaatccttgtgagtgagaagtctggtgtggaggtTCGCTGTCGCCTGACCCACGCCTGTTTCAGtttactctttgcattgcctttatatacctgtttgccattgtttgaccctgcctgtttgacCATGTCTCTGTTGCCaataaagtctgcaaatggatccgcacgcctctcgtctcgtcagccccgtaacaggaGGCTGGATCTTGAACTGACTTCTGTCCAGGTTATCGGTCTTCAcgaactgccctgaaatacaattcaaacaaacaatgtagtgtgaggctcttacattcacaatgctcattttggcctcggtggtgaagtgtgcagaaaattctgctggactgaaatgtagtctttggtgaacagtcttcaagagtgcaaatattattttaagttttaagtatctttcaggctcgcgtgaggtttccacaagcaacaaagtctgcttgaacaaaaatgccactacatttaaagtttagaaaataatatacatacagacTGTTACAGTTTGAAGTGAGGTGCATTCACAGTACTGGTTCTGTCTTAgcgttattaattttaatttcaaagaacttttttattatcatctgtcatcttttttttttaattatgattgacccctctgtaggttgttgtgtATGAAGTGTCCTTAGAACAGAGTTAAACAAGATAGCCTTGTAGGACATAcaggaacccagacagcaacatagtgttggcccagttccggcccacatctggcccgcatggatttcacgatttgggccgacactgcttgctgtctgggaaatatttgatatttattagatttttttttttttgaatatttgacaaacttttgaatgtttgaggttttacttactagtcagatggtgcatggcgctttggagatgttcttcgacaggagatccgctccgctccagctctgcagcacagccatcagcatggaagaataggaACAATATGTCATACAGCCAACAAAATGTAGTACACAAtgtcaggattattagaaataaacaaactacagcagaggtgaaatgcaataataataataatatacaaaacatacaaaaaatcttaagataccagaattcatatttttaggttttacagatgcatgatgatatagttgaaatatattgtgaaaaattaatataaagttatttaataagatttctcagatcacctgtgtttcctgcatctctgtcagcagctctcattacaaattttcttgtaacttcccctgttttagttttttttttttctgacgctcctgaaatcacagtacaatttatcaatatttatttgcaatgaaagttcaaaacgtgtttgaaatagtttcagcccattagttcatgtaagtgacgtcacctATTGACCCCCACAGTGCAGACTtttggttaaattaattagcttatagtgACTTCTATTTATCTATTGATATagtatcagcaaaacatttacaaaattatcaaagccgctcatctacacataaaaggtgcttaaaagctcaaacgttcattaaataagagctcaaatctaTAAGTTAGCTCACCTCTAATTGTTAGCCTAGTTAAAGGTTGTGATGGTAACAGTCTTTTTGAAGACACTAAACCACTCCTGACATCtagcccatgtcttgtgtgccgtct containing:
- the LOC131524701 gene encoding extracellular calcium-sensing receptor-like isoform X1, which produces MVKQAGSNNGKQISHFATCACLSDRKRYPSFFRTISSDYYQSRALAQLVKHFGWTWVGTVRSRSDYGNHGIAAFEEAAKQEGVCIEYSEAIFRTDPQEQFLKTLEVIKKGTARVVLAFIALGDFVPLLNLIVQHNITGLQWVGTESWITSRTLAETMEYSFLSGAVGFAVANAKLVGLREFLVNVHPDKEPHNELLKEFWETAFQCSFRKSGSGGCTDLEKLEELQNEYTDVSELRIANKVYTAVYAIAHTLHNIIKDIKSSTNSSKGERPTPQKVLEYMKDVRFTVKTGEEIVFDASGDPVARYDLVNWQPAKDGSLQFKHVGVYDSSLPSEQHQHLQVNQEHMLWAGNRGQLPASVCSESCPPGTRKAMQKGRPVCCYDCIPCAEGEISNGTDSSDCFPCDLEYWSNESKDRCVLKVVEFLSYTEIMGMVLCIFSFIGVLLTAMVSFLFYLHKETPIVRANNSELSFLLLFSLSLCFLCSLTFIGRPTEWSCMLRHTTFGITFVLCISCVLGKTIVVLMAFRATLPGSNVMKWFGPLQQRLSVVSLTLIQLIICVLWLTISPPFPYMNSSYYREKIILECNLGTPFGFWTVLGYNGLLSISCFVLAFFARKLPDNFNEAKFITFSLLIFCAVWLTFIPAYVSSPGKFTVAVQIFAILASSFGLLFCIFTPKCYIILLKPEKNTKKQIMGKAPSQAF
- the LOC131524701 gene encoding extracellular calcium-sensing receptor-like isoform X2, whose amino-acid sequence is MGKRTLPLLPLLMVVDGMYLTGLVQACHLLGQPALPQLSAEKDIDIGAIFAIHRNALLKVNSFTSKPERTTCVSLNLREFKFAQTLIFAIEEINNSTELLPGVSLGYKIYDSCGSVAHTIQSGMALMNGYDETLSNMSCFRPPAVLAIIGESTSTPTIGLASVIGPFSLPVISHFATCACLSDRKRYPSFFRTISSDYYQSRALAQLVKHFGWTWVGTVRSRSDYGNHGIAAFEEAAKQEGVCIEYSEAIFRTDPQEQFLKTLEVIKKGTARVVLAFIALGDFVPLLNLIVQHNITGLQWVGTESWITSRTLAETMEYSFLSGAVGFAVANAKLVGLREFLVNVHPDKEPHNELLKEFWETAFQCSFRKSGSGGCTDLEKLEELQNEYTDVSELRIANKVYTAVYAIAHTLHNIIKDIKSSTNSSKGERPTPQKVLEYMKDVRFTVKTGEEIVFDASGDPVARYDLVNWQPAKDGSLQFKHVGVYDSSLPSEQHQHLQVNQEHMLWAGNRGQLPASVCSESCPPGTRKAMQKGRPVCCYDCIPCAEGEISNGTDSSDCFPCDLEYWSNESKDRCVLKVVEFLSYTEIMGMVLCIFSFIGVLLTAMVSFLFYLHKETPIVRANNSELSFLLLFSLSLCFLCSLTFIGRPTEWSCMLRHTTFGITFVLCISCVLGKTIVVLMAFRATLPGSNVMKWFGPLQQRLSVVSLTLIQLIICVLWLTISPPFPYMNSSYYREKIILECNLGTPFGFWTVLGYNGLLSISCFVLAFFARKLPDNFNEAKFITFSLLIFCAVWLTFIPAYVSSPGKFTVAVQIFAILASSFGLLFCIFTPKCYIILLKPEKNTKKQIMGKAPSQAF